A portion of the Abyssisolibacter fermentans genome contains these proteins:
- a CDS encoding class I SAM-dependent methyltransferase: MNQITKYYQWYDEENRLKKDNMHRVEYDTTIFYLNKIIKANHKILDIGAGTGAYSFYYASKGNRVIALDISSKNIDIMKNKLENLKDKVNLEIKVSDGRNLLDHRDNSFDIVLCMGPLYHIKNKDARLKCIKECLRVLKKDGKLIISYINKYAAFINKIASDNENINKTEVFNILENKHSEKDDCFVYTEPDELRNMLHSLEVEEIINIATDGIGHMMSKAINSYSEEEYQKWLSYHLNTCTKDILLGYSLHGLYICKKK, from the coding sequence ATGAACCAAATAACCAAATATTATCAATGGTATGATGAAGAAAATAGATTGAAAAAAGATAATATGCATAGAGTAGAGTATGATACAACAATATTTTATCTTAATAAAATTATTAAAGCTAATCACAAAATATTAGATATTGGAGCCGGGACAGGTGCTTATTCTTTTTATTACGCTTCTAAAGGAAATAGAGTAATAGCATTGGACATATCGTCTAAGAATATTGATATAATGAAGAATAAGTTGGAAAATTTAAAAGATAAAGTGAATCTAGAAATTAAAGTAAGTGATGGAAGAAACTTATTAGATCATAGAGATAATAGCTTTGATATTGTTCTATGCATGGGACCGCTCTATCATATAAAAAATAAAGATGCAAGGTTAAAATGTATAAAAGAATGCTTAAGAGTTCTAAAAAAGGATGGTAAATTAATAATATCATATATTAATAAGTATGCAGCGTTTATTAATAAGATTGCAAGTGATAATGAAAACATAAATAAGACGGAAGTATTTAATATTCTAGAAAATAAGCATTCAGAAAAAGATGATTGTTTTGTTTATACAGAACCAGATGAATTGAGAAATATGTTACATAGTTTAGAGGTTGAAGAAATAATTAATATTGCTACAGATGGAATAGGACATATGATGAGTAAAGCAATTAATAGCTATAGTGAGGAAGAATACCAAAAATGGCTATCATATCATTTAAATACGTGTACAAAGGATATACTTCTAGGATATAGTTTACATGGTTTATATATTTGTAAGAAGAAATAA
- a CDS encoding GNAT family N-acetyltransferase, whose product MIRFKNITADNWKECINLKLSDREKDFIHPNVYSIAEAQFYPKAISKAIYDEDNMVGYTMFGEDEDNSNVYYIDRLMISQDYRKRGFATETIQLIIKEAINKGYKKISTSTNLENDKMKKLLTKNGFYTKNELDGEEIIYHYEVE is encoded by the coding sequence ATGATACGATTTAAAAATATAACAGCTGATAATTGGAAAGAATGTATAAATCTAAAACTTTCTGATAGAGAAAAAGACTTTATACACCCTAATGTATATTCAATTGCTGAAGCACAATTTTACCCGAAAGCGATATCAAAAGCAATTTATGATGAAGACAATATGGTAGGATATACAATGTTTGGTGAGGATGAAGATAACAGTAATGTGTATTACATTGATAGATTAATGATATCTCAAGATTATAGAAAACGAGGTTTTGCAACTGAAACTATTCAATTAATAATTAAAGAGGCTATAAATAAAGGTTATAAAAAAATTTCAACAAGTACAAATTTAGAAAACGATAAGATGAAGAAATTACTCACAAAGAATGGTTTTTATACAAAAAACGAGCTTGATGGAGAAGAAATAATATATCATTATGAAGTTGAGTAG
- a CDS encoding zinc dependent phospholipase C family protein, translating into MASRIIHLAVSERVAEHFGLDLGRFNLGNLLPDLHENTRESKAISHFRIAREPYEDAKTDEYQYFDYDRFLQKYKRKIHDDLYLGYYCHLITDELWIQNIYIKYMRDENRKKRIDQQKNYYHDFSRLNQIIKEKYNLKMNVVFETTQISEINYKKTSELEIALENDFKTKYDDLDLLLFNYEDIITFVEEASSAIIENLEKIELR; encoded by the coding sequence ATGGCATCAAGAATAATACATTTAGCTGTATCAGAAAGAGTTGCAGAACATTTTGGTCTAGATTTGGGTCGGTTCAATCTAGGTAATCTTTTACCCGATTTGCATGAAAATACTAGAGAGTCAAAGGCAATTTCTCACTTTAGAATTGCACGAGAGCCGTATGAAGATGCAAAAACAGATGAATATCAATACTTTGATTATGATAGGTTTTTGCAGAAATATAAAAGGAAAATACATGATGACTTATACCTTGGATATTACTGTCACTTGATTACGGATGAATTATGGATACAGAATATATACATCAAATATATGCGTGATGAGAATAGAAAAAAGCGAATAGACCAACAAAAGAATTATTATCATGATTTTAGTAGATTAAATCAAATAATAAAAGAGAAATACAATTTAAAAATGAATGTTGTATTTGAAACAACTCAAATATCAGAAATTAATTATAAGAAAACATCAGAACTCGAAATCGCCTTGGAAAATGATTTTAAAACAAAATATGACGACTTAGATCTACTGTTATTTAATTATGAAGACATTATTACTTTTGTTGAAGAAGCTAGTAGTGCGATTATTGAAAATTTAGAAAAAATAGAATTGAGATAG
- a CDS encoding L-2-amino-thiazoline-4-carboxylic acid hydrolase, with amino-acid sequence MGVNELSNYGKDIITIQKNTKLPIKSKIKIIRALLGFVGRLLWYMNPVGFIKFIKTVKLEKQKALQMDWTHVRAKGISEENLSSVISKQVVAKVMVDTLGYEQAAKIRNRFSDKCSYYILQEIFAKPEDFVKCGKGDFLLAFKEYYVALQDAMKKVGLEEYEVGIDTKDCFQMNITYCVYHEVAKALGNSMNCYYSTCYGDEVFFPKLCEQVNFEFKRQGTLATGKPCCDMTFIRK; translated from the coding sequence ATGGGAGTAAATGAACTAAGTAATTACGGTAAAGATATTATAACTATTCAGAAGAATACGAAATTACCAATAAAAAGCAAGATAAAGATTATAAGAGCACTGTTAGGATTCGTAGGTCGTCTATTGTGGTACATGAACCCAGTAGGGTTTATTAAGTTTATCAAAACAGTAAAATTAGAAAAGCAAAAAGCATTACAAATGGATTGGACTCATGTACGGGCAAAGGGTATTTCAGAGGAAAATCTCTCATCAGTTATAAGTAAGCAGGTTGTAGCTAAGGTTATGGTTGATACCTTGGGTTATGAACAAGCTGCAAAGATAAGAAATCGATTCTCAGATAAATGTTCATATTACATACTTCAAGAAATTTTTGCAAAGCCTGAGGATTTTGTTAAGTGTGGTAAAGGTGATTTTTTATTAGCCTTTAAAGAATATTATGTAGCTCTTCAAGATGCTATGAAAAAGGTAGGCTTAGAGGAATATGAGGTTGGTATTGATACAAAGGATTGCTTCCAGATGAATATAACCTACTGCGTGTATCATGAGGTAGCTAAGGCATTAGGTAACTCAATGAATTGCTATTACTCAACTTGCTATGGTGATGAAGTATTTTTTCCCAAACTTTGTGAACAAGTAAATTTTGAATTTAAGAGACAGGGAACATTAGCTACAGGTAAACCATGCTGTGATATGACATTTATTCGTAAGTAG
- a CDS encoding NUDIX hydrolase: protein MIELWDIYDKNRKITGRTMERGSEFGKDDYHLVIHVCIFNTKNEMLIQQRQPWKEGWPNMWDLTVGGSALSGETSIEAAERETLEEIGYRIDLSSERPFFTINFEVGFDDYYLVEKDIDTKDLTLQYEEVQAVKWASKDEILQLVKENKFIDYWFTELLFDMRKHRGGHRIV, encoded by the coding sequence ATGATTGAATTATGGGATATTTATGATAAAAATAGGAAAATAACTGGTAGAACAATGGAACGAGGGAGTGAATTTGGTAAGGACGATTATCATCTTGTAATTCATGTTTGTATTTTTAATACAAAAAATGAAATGCTTATCCAACAACGTCAACCTTGGAAAGAGGGCTGGCCAAATATGTGGGATCTCACGGTTGGTGGAAGTGCTTTATCTGGTGAAACAAGTATAGAAGCCGCTGAAAGAGAAACGTTAGAAGAAATTGGTTATAGAATTGATTTATCAAGTGAACGACCATTTTTTACTATAAATTTTGAAGTGGGTTTTGATGATTATTATCTTGTTGAAAAAGATATAGATACTAAAGATTTAACATTACAATATGAAGAAGTTCAAGCAGTGAAATGGGCAAGTAAGGATGAAATTTTACAATTAGTTAAAGAGAACAAATTTATTGATTATTGGTTTACTGAACTTTTATTTGATATGCGAAAACATAGAGGAGGACATCGAATAGTATAA
- a CDS encoding phosphotransferase: MKLGKLIGVGNTANIYEWKNGQVIKLFNEEYPKQSVEKEFKNAKNIRNCEFSKPQVYQIVNYKQKTGIIYDKIEGESLLSWVIRTGDINTCAAYMAVLHKKILQSKVENIESYKDFLYKHIISSKQSKKEEILNILRNLPDGDILCHGDFHPGNIFIRDGNLTVIDFMNICHGHFLYDIARTIYLIEYTPLPSKIENREKIQRLKSELGDVYLKEMSVKREKLQPFIEVVGYARLGECPNENSK; encoded by the coding sequence ATGAAACTAGGAAAATTAATAGGTGTTGGTAATACAGCTAACATATATGAATGGAAAAATGGTCAAGTAATAAAGCTTTTCAATGAAGAGTATCCTAAACAGTCAGTTGAAAAAGAGTTTAAAAATGCAAAGAATATAAGAAACTGTGAGTTTTCGAAACCACAAGTATACCAAATTGTTAACTATAAACAAAAAACAGGTATTATCTATGACAAAATAGAAGGTGAGTCGTTACTATCATGGGTAATTAGAACAGGTGATATAAATACATGTGCTGCTTATATGGCAGTTTTACATAAAAAAATACTTCAAAGTAAGGTAGAAAATATTGAGAGTTATAAGGATTTTCTTTATAAACATATTATTAGCTCTAAACAATCCAAAAAGGAAGAAATATTGAATATATTAAGAAATCTTCCAGATGGAGATATACTATGTCATGGAGATTTTCATCCTGGCAATATATTTATAAGAGATGGGAATTTAACAGTTATTGATTTTATGAATATATGTCATGGACATTTTTTATATGATATTGCAAGAACAATATATTTAATAGAATATACACCGTTACCTAGTAAAATTGAAAATCGAGAAAAAATACAAAGACTAAAAAGTGAATTAGGAGATGTATATTTAAAAGAGATGAGTGTGAAAAGAGAAAAACTTCAACCATTTATAGAGGTTGTTGGATATGCAAGGTTAGGTGAGTGCCCTAATGAGAACTCAAAGTGA
- a CDS encoding HAD family hydrolase, with the protein MLPKAIIFDLDDTIISLKGTANETWQLMCDEYSKINNNVDSKTLYTTITETRLAYWNDRKSNDKGRKNQKEARREIIGNVFDKLNLPREDVNLIADTFSEKRLKALRFFPMAQETLEILKKKGIKLALITNGEAKIQRYKIERFELEKYFDIILIETEVGYGKPDIRTYKSVMDYMNVMPNQTWSIGDNLIWDVQAPQKLGIYSIWNDFENVGLPEDTTIVPDRIITRIHDII; encoded by the coding sequence ATGTTACCAAAGGCTATTATATTTGATTTAGATGATACAATTATATCATTAAAAGGTACGGCTAATGAGACGTGGCAATTAATGTGTGATGAATATTCAAAGATTAATAATAATGTTGATTCTAAAACCCTTTATACAACTATAACGGAGACTAGACTTGCATATTGGAATGATAGAAAGTCTAATGATAAAGGCAGAAAAAATCAAAAGGAAGCAAGAAGGGAAATAATAGGTAATGTATTTGACAAGTTAAATTTGCCAAGAGAGGACGTAAATTTAATTGCAGATACATTTTCTGAAAAGAGACTTAAAGCACTTAGGTTTTTCCCAATGGCACAAGAAACGTTAGAAATTCTTAAGAAAAAAGGTATAAAACTAGCACTTATAACAAATGGAGAAGCTAAGATACAAAGATATAAGATAGAAAGATTTGAACTCGAAAAATACTTTGATATTATACTGATTGAAACGGAAGTGGGCTATGGAAAACCAGATATAAGAACATATAAGAGCGTTATGGATTACATGAATGTTATGCCTAATCAAACATGGTCTATAGGGGATAATCTTATTTGGGATGTTCAAGCACCACAGAAATTAGGAATTTATTCAATCTGGAATGATTTTGAGAACGTAGGGCTTCCAGAAGATACAACAATAGTACCTGATAGGATTATAACAAGAATTCATGATATAATATGA
- a CDS encoding carbon-nitrogen hydrolase family protein, which produces MIKCSEKKFDLICFGESFLQGFEGLSWDYHRDLLRACSQNDEIICSIRELAISYKIALSFGYIEREEGTIYSSNMVISDDGEILNNYRRISTGWKELIADCRYYKEGNSFSLFNYKGKNFATAICGDLWYDEHIDSIKRLKADCVLWPLYVDYSINKWQSREKDEYAKQVKEIQAPVLMINSYVEDENRAKGGCCIFQNGHVLKELSMGDLGILEYEI; this is translated from the coding sequence TTGATTAAATGTAGTGAAAAAAAGTTTGATTTAATTTGCTTTGGAGAATCGTTCTTGCAAGGTTTCGAAGGATTATCTTGGGATTATCATCGTGACTTGTTAAGAGCTTGTTCTCAAAATGATGAAATTATTTGTTCAATAAGAGAACTTGCAATAAGTTATAAAATTGCCCTTTCTTTTGGATATATTGAGAGAGAAGAAGGGACAATCTATAGTAGTAATATGGTTATTTCTGATGATGGTGAAATATTAAATAATTATCGCAGAATCTCGACTGGCTGGAAAGAACTTATAGCAGATTGTAGATATTATAAAGAAGGTAATAGCTTTTCGCTTTTTAACTATAAAGGTAAAAATTTTGCGACAGCTATATGTGGAGACTTATGGTATGACGAGCATATTGATTCGATAAAACGATTAAAGGCAGATTGTGTTTTGTGGCCATTATACGTTGATTATTCTATAAATAAATGGCAAAGTAGAGAAAAAGACGAATATGCTAAACAAGTAAAAGAAATTCAAGCTCCAGTGTTGATGATAAACAGCTATGTAGAGGATGAAAATAGAGCCAAAGGGGGATGTTGCATTTTTCAAAATGGACATGTATTAAAAGAACTTTCAATGGGTGATCTTGGTATTTTGGAATATGAAATATAA
- a CDS encoding alpha/beta fold hydrolase, whose protein sequence is MFIECSDGVRIYVEEKGKGQKCMFIHGGPGAWCENFKELAGEKFEKTFSMIYFDQRGCGRSEGNKNTDYSLDRLIDDIEEIRKKLGIKKLTLLAHSFGGIIAVKYAIKFKENVDSLILMNVSLDMIDSLKNQLEQGMKLLNITKSYKDDDLFEEWNSVITTLINKGEFYKFYYNKEESNRIVDNIDSRIGNRSMAEQAFSNNDYFKNYTYLTSEIEVPTLVITGREDYAIGPNHYKKFKFPNCKIEKIDGKHGIYIEQTDELISAIKGWNVYKR, encoded by the coding sequence ATGTTTATTGAATGTAGTGATGGAGTAAGAATATATGTAGAAGAAAAAGGTAAGGGTCAAAAGTGTATGTTTATACATGGAGGACCAGGAGCTTGGTGTGAAAATTTCAAAGAACTTGCAGGAGAAAAATTTGAAAAAACCTTTTCTATGATTTATTTTGATCAACGTGGTTGTGGAAGGTCAGAGGGTAATAAAAATACAGATTATTCACTTGATAGACTGATTGATGATATAGAAGAAATAAGAAAGAAACTTGGAATTAAAAAGTTAACATTGTTAGCTCATTCTTTTGGTGGAATAATAGCTGTTAAGTATGCTATAAAGTTTAAGGAAAATGTAGATAGCTTGATATTAATGAATGTTTCACTTGATATGATAGATAGTCTAAAGAATCAATTAGAGCAAGGTATGAAATTGTTAAATATAACAAAAAGCTACAAAGATGATGATTTGTTTGAAGAATGGAACAGTGTTATTACGACATTAATTAATAAAGGTGAATTTTATAAGTTTTATTATAATAAAGAAGAAAGTAATAGAATAGTTGATAACATTGACTCTAGAATAGGGAATAGAAGCATGGCAGAGCAAGCTTTTTCAAACAATGATTATTTTAAAAATTATACATATCTAACATCAGAAATAGAAGTGCCAACGTTAGTAATAACAGGCAGAGAGGACTATGCTATTGGCCCAAATCACTATAAAAAATTCAAATTTCCAAATTGTAAAATTGAAAAAATTGATGGTAAACATGGCATTTATATCGAACAAACAGATGAACTTATTTCAGCTATAAAAGGATGGAATGTTTATAAACGCTAA
- a CDS encoding toxic anion resistance protein gives MNNQNIITDQQNQEFSLEKTKNEVAVKLQNSPEVVALSKQIDLKNVDSVMTFGQNAAQEVSSFADKILASMETTKVEDSGTLLVQLNKIMDKFDIKDFDEKKPGFFQKVFKKAKNSIDALFNKYHTMGGEVDKVYVQLKEYEVEINQANNMLEEMFIKNMDYFELLEKHIIAGNQVKQNFTNSVLPELELKAQQSTNQIDQMNLSNAQQIVEMLDQRIYDLELAKNVSLQTMPQIKLIQKGNYNLIRKINSAFIITMPIFKQCLTQAITLKRQAVQAKAMAALDEKTNELLLRNAQNTALQSKLTAQLASSGAVQIETLEKTWQTIMQGIDETRQIQQEMKQKRVDGTRRLHEIQEEFKSKSKVMR, from the coding sequence ATGAATAACCAAAACATAATTACTGACCAGCAAAATCAAGAATTTAGTCTTGAAAAAACAAAAAATGAAGTAGCTGTAAAACTTCAAAACTCTCCAGAAGTAGTTGCATTATCAAAACAAATAGACTTGAAAAATGTTGATTCTGTTATGACATTTGGACAAAATGCTGCTCAAGAAGTATCAAGCTTTGCTGATAAAATATTGGCCTCAATGGAAACTACTAAAGTTGAAGACTCTGGAACTTTACTTGTACAGCTAAATAAAATAATGGACAAATTTGATATCAAGGATTTTGATGAAAAGAAACCTGGTTTTTTTCAAAAGGTATTTAAAAAAGCTAAAAATTCTATAGATGCTTTATTCAATAAATACCATACAATGGGTGGCGAAGTAGATAAAGTATATGTTCAATTAAAAGAATATGAAGTTGAAATCAACCAAGCAAATAATATGCTAGAAGAAATGTTCATTAAAAATATGGATTATTTTGAACTATTGGAGAAACATATTATTGCAGGTAATCAAGTAAAACAAAATTTTACAAACAGTGTTTTACCTGAACTTGAATTAAAAGCTCAACAATCAACTAATCAAATAGATCAAATGAATCTATCAAATGCTCAGCAAATAGTTGAAATGCTTGATCAAAGAATTTACGATTTAGAGCTTGCAAAAAATGTTTCATTACAAACTATGCCTCAAATTAAATTAATACAAAAAGGCAACTATAATCTTATAAGAAAAATCAACTCTGCATTTATCATTACAATGCCGATTTTCAAACAGTGTTTAACTCAGGCTATAACATTAAAACGTCAAGCGGTTCAAGCAAAGGCTATGGCTGCTTTAGATGAAAAAACTAACGAGTTATTACTAAGAAATGCTCAAAATACAGCTCTACAATCAAAACTAACAGCTCAATTAGCATCAAGTGGTGCTGTTCAAATTGAGACACTTGAAAAAACATGGCAAACAATAATGCAAGGTATAGATGAAACTAGACAAATACAACAAGAAATGAAACAAAAACGTGTTGATGGCACAAGGAGACTTCATGAAATTCAAGAAGAGTTTAAAAGCAAATCTAAGGTAATGAGATAA
- a CDS encoding YceG family protein, protein MINTRKSFKVVITNSNNPFDDLLKPLHQRSGYKSGKLPIFPVLFYRYIGLKNNEAQYINKICELDNKLSNLSCGYKKFVDQIQIKAVNKTLLSKTQIIWNNLSKSDTFSPMNITNSLASVNALPNFTPSLLNESVKSAFEKVLTLYINNEAVINSTKIKNFSLKLLTWVEDYITTLYKNTDSFGMVNPKVLYYGNIKKHEIYFLIFLSQIGSDVLFINSMNDCDFNVIDKNNFYSRKIEFKSKIPVKQLPINKKNNSAVYNVKTTHVNTVKNKPNTKINNVSKNIVPKINLTTADKINSKLKTAHELFDDIFLPLSSRSGFIGGNSPIVPVCFYRYIGIDENVDIFYNKLYRLDKKLTLKASAYIKFDNNISLINNQSLVKQCQSIWTMQGFNPMKVDSLIANLLSCKAFPNVKNKTISNSFINAFKEILDLYLSTESNVNVQKLKNFAMKQLLWLNEYGLKLTKKYDVTNVSGNVINPKVLHYGNIKSHEVYFLMLLAKLGCDVLYINPKDDIGFNSIDPDCKYSYLIESNNKCEAQSFPREEILVRTETTAFKASNELADMIYTESDGIYKPWQFESYETKPLTLKTTIDEVKILWNEEARMRTGFKIENKTVYIPNLFVKISGVYDDLNLYWDDVAIYKNCENTVFYESVPFSSTQYSRADLYKCAYILDNEGFVDKEKLFASNLYKFSYLKTNLQNTIINKINQLFVLPIFMQDITKDFKLKIIMSILSMDKEILNLIQNFDYPFKIPKIMIYDNNESMFNEQDISILAFLNLLGFDILILTPTGYNNIENNIKSKYYDIHKLQKVQFDLQLDNLNTERRLNKQKSFWSSLFGRS, encoded by the coding sequence ATGATTAATACACGTAAATCCTTTAAAGTTGTTATTACAAATTCTAATAACCCATTTGATGATTTACTAAAACCATTACACCAAAGATCAGGTTATAAATCTGGTAAACTTCCTATTTTCCCTGTACTTTTTTATAGGTATATTGGGTTGAAAAATAACGAAGCGCAATATATTAACAAAATATGTGAGTTAGATAATAAACTTTCAAATTTATCTTGTGGATATAAAAAATTTGTTGATCAAATTCAGATAAAAGCTGTAAATAAAACTCTCTTAAGTAAAACACAAATAATTTGGAATAACTTATCTAAATCAGATACTTTTAGCCCAATGAATATAACTAATTCTTTAGCATCTGTAAATGCACTGCCTAATTTTACTCCATCATTATTAAATGAATCTGTAAAATCTGCATTTGAAAAAGTATTAACATTATATATAAATAATGAAGCAGTTATTAATTCTACTAAAATAAAGAATTTTTCATTAAAATTATTAACATGGGTAGAAGACTATATAACTACATTATATAAAAACACAGATTCATTTGGTATGGTTAACCCTAAAGTCCTTTACTACGGGAATATTAAAAAACATGAGATATACTTCTTAATATTTTTATCTCAAATAGGAAGTGACGTATTATTTATTAACTCAATGAATGATTGCGACTTTAACGTTATTGACAAAAATAATTTTTACTCTAGAAAAATAGAATTCAAAAGCAAAATACCAGTAAAACAACTTCCTATAAATAAAAAAAATAATAGTGCAGTATATAATGTAAAAACTACACATGTTAATACAGTTAAAAATAAACCTAACACAAAAATAAATAATGTTTCTAAAAATATTGTTCCAAAGATAAATTTAACTACGGCTGATAAAATTAACTCCAAACTTAAAACAGCTCATGAGCTTTTTGATGACATATTTTTGCCATTAAGCAGTAGAAGTGGTTTTATAGGAGGTAACAGTCCCATAGTACCTGTTTGTTTTTACAGATATATAGGTATTGATGAAAATGTAGATATTTTTTATAACAAGCTATACAGACTTGATAAAAAATTAACTTTAAAAGCATCTGCTTATATAAAATTTGATAATAACATTTCATTGATTAATAATCAGTCGTTAGTAAAGCAATGTCAAAGTATTTGGACTATGCAAGGTTTTAACCCTATGAAAGTAGATTCATTAATAGCTAATCTATTATCATGTAAAGCCTTTCCAAATGTAAAAAATAAAACTATTTCTAATTCTTTTATTAATGCATTTAAGGAAATACTTGACTTATATTTATCGACTGAAAGCAATGTAAATGTACAAAAATTGAAGAATTTTGCTATGAAACAATTGTTATGGTTAAATGAATATGGTCTTAAATTAACTAAAAAATATGATGTAACTAATGTATCTGGAAATGTAATTAATCCTAAAGTACTGCATTATGGAAATATAAAATCTCATGAAGTATATTTTCTTATGCTTTTAGCTAAATTAGGTTGTGATGTTTTGTATATTAATCCAAAGGATGATATTGGTTTTAATTCTATTGACCCAGATTGTAAATATTCATATTTAATAGAATCAAATAACAAGTGTGAAGCTCAAAGTTTTCCAAGAGAAGAGATTCTTGTAAGAACAGAAACAACCGCTTTTAAAGCATCTAATGAACTTGCAGATATGATTTACACTGAAAGCGACGGCATTTACAAGCCTTGGCAATTTGAGAGCTATGAAACAAAACCTTTAACCTTGAAAACTACAATCGATGAAGTTAAAATATTGTGGAATGAAGAAGCAAGAATGAGAACTGGTTTTAAAATTGAAAATAAAACAGTATATATACCAAATTTATTTGTTAAAATAAGTGGTGTCTATGACGATTTAAATTTATATTGGGATGATGTCGCTATATATAAAAATTGTGAAAACACAGTTTTTTATGAAAGTGTTCCATTTAGCTCTACTCAATATTCAAGAGCAGACTTATATAAATGTGCCTATATTTTAGATAACGAAGGCTTTGTAGATAAAGAAAAATTATTTGCAAGCAACCTTTATAAGTTCTCATACTTAAAAACAAATTTACAAAACACTATTATAAATAAAATAAATCAATTATTTGTTTTACCAATTTTCATGCAAGATATAACAAAAGATTTTAAGTTAAAAATTATTATGAGTATTTTATCAATGGATAAAGAAATATTAAATCTAATACAAAATTTTGATTATCCGTTCAAAATACCAAAAATAATGATTTATGATAATAATGAAAGCATGTTTAATGAGCAGGACATATCAATTCTAGCTTTCTTAAATTTATTGGGTTTTGATATATTAATATTAACACCCACAGGTTATAATAATATTGAAAATAATATTAAATCTAAATATTATGATATTCATAAACTCCAAAAAGTACAGTTTGACCTTCAATTAGATAATTTAAATACCGAAAGACGTTTAAATAAACAAAAATCATTTTGGTCTTCTCTTTTTGGTAGATCTTAA
- a CDS encoding AIM24 family protein, with the protein MFNFRIQHELTCVAEGDGYFYARAGAMVAYQGSFKQEKVLLDPNRNNNMLRSVVNYATRKLTGENIPIMKVDGKGSYYMAHLADHVSIITLNSGQSIGVEGENLLAFTPDCEYGVRFVGVGVISQKGLFTSKLSAKGPNAQVAITTNGNPIVLETPCVVDPDAVICWTGQDPSVRTDINWKTLIGQTSGESYFLEFSSYGEIVIIQPSERPSGLKLSID; encoded by the coding sequence ATGTTTAATTTTAGGATTCAACATGAATTGACATGTGTTGCCGAAGGGGATGGTTATTTTTATGCTAGAGCAGGGGCTATGGTTGCATACCAAGGTTCATTTAAACAAGAAAAAGTATTATTAGATCCTAATAGAAATAATAATATGCTCAGATCAGTTGTTAATTATGCAACTAGAAAGCTTACTGGTGAAAATATACCGATAATGAAGGTTGATGGAAAAGGATCATATTATATGGCTCATCTAGCAGACCACGTGTCTATTATTACGTTAAATTCTGGTCAAAGTATTGGTGTTGAAGGTGAAAATCTTTTAGCATTTACTCCAGATTGTGAATATGGAGTTAGATTTGTAGGAGTAGGGGTTATATCTCAAAAGGGATTGTTTACATCTAAGTTATCGGCAAAAGGACCAAATGCACAGGTTGCTATAACAACAAATGGAAATCCAATAGTATTAGAGACTCCTTGTGTAGTAGATCCAGATGCAGTAATTTGCTGGACAGGGCAGGATCCAAGTGTTAGAACTGATATAAATTGGAAGACTTTGATAGGTCAAACCTCAGGAGAGTCATATTTTTTAGAGTTTAGTTCATATGGAGAAATAGTAATAATACAACCTTCCGAGCGACCTTCAGGGTTAAAATTATCCATTGATTAG